The sequence below is a genomic window from Salinispira pacifica.
AGCAGGCTGTCCATGGTGGCCTGGTCAATGCTTTCCAGGCTTCTTGCCAGATGCCGGGCATGATCCCCGATCCGTTCCAGATCGGAAACAATCTTAATTACTGTCACGAGATTTCGCAGGTCGCTGGCCACCGGCTGCTCGGTAGCAATGATCTTGGTGCAGTGATCTTCGATTGTGCTCTGATACGTATCAATCTGAAAATCATTCGTAATCACCTGTTCAGCGAGTTCCGCATCCCGATGTATTAATGCATTAATTGCTTTCTGAAGGGATTCTTCCACCAAGGTTCCCATCTTCAATACCTGCTGATAAACCGCGGTAAGTTCTTCATTCAGCTTTAATCGATAATCCATATCCTCTCCTCAGAAGCAGCTCACATGTAACAATATTCATGTTAGGACAATTGTTAGGAATATGTTAGAATTCTGTTAGATAGAGCTGTCTTGAAAACCAAGTATACAGCGCTGTCATCCGGTTGTAAAAACTATTGCTCAGTTTATTCTGAATGCCGAAGATTTTCGGGGCTCTGAGACTGGAAAATGCATAGAAAAGCAAGTGATCTCCCATGGGAATGATTCGCAGCTGCAGCTCCAGCGCTCCCGGGGCGGCAATGCGGATAAAATTATAGGTCATTGGATTGATGTTGCGAATGGATATTACACCCGGGGTGATTTCCACCGAGTACAGATTATCCCCGAAACTTGCATCCTCCTGACGCATGGTAAACCGGCTCGCTTCCTGAAGGGAGCTGAACACCGGGTCCGGCAGCGCAGTCATATCATCCTCGCTCTCCACGATGGTTGAACTGAGATAAAACTCCCGCATCCGTCCTCTGCTGGCGGAAAAGTAATCCAGACCCGCAAGGGTGGATATCCTGTGCAGGAGATTGAAAATTTCCAGTTCAAGTTCGTCGGCACTGAGCTCCCGGGCCATATTTTCCGGAAGCTTCAACGCCATGAGCATTTCGATGGCGAAATTGTTGTTTTCCATCAGGTGCTGATTCCTGACCTGTCGGGCTGCCCGCCGGTCCGGCAGAACCCGGGGGATAAAATCTTTTCCATGCCGGTAAATCAGTTCTCCTGACTCCAGAAAGCTGCTTCGCTCAACTGGGCTGAGCTCAGGCAGGGCTTCAAGAATGTTTCCCTCAAGAGGAAGAGCGGCGTTCACCCGGAAATCCCCCCGGGGTATTCCTTCAGGGGCCAGCCGGGAGGCATCCTCGGCCAGGGGCTGCTGGCTTAAAGCGGTCACCGGCAAAAGAAACAAAATAACTGATACAATCGGCAGATACGGGGTTTTACCCGGGCTCCTGTGCAGTAGTGCTGATTCCCGTCCTGTTCTGCGGGATGAAAAGTAATCCACGTATGCTCCTTGGGTATGATGATTATGTGGTGGTTCCGGGCTGAGACAATGCATTTCGGCCTGGAAGCGGAAAGCCGCTTCCAGGAAACTCAATACAGAATTATTGAGTGTTTGCCGCTTCAATGCTACTATCCAGCAATATCCTGAGAAATATAACGCAAATATGGAAAAAAAATCACCGGACTTGATCATGAAGCAATCCCGAAAACGGACATATGAATTTGATGGAAACTGCAGGGATGAAAACCGGGATGAGAACCGTGTTAAGAACCGCAGGGATGTAATCCCCAGGGCCGATTAACGTGGATCACAATGGAGCGTATCATGATGAAGACGGGAAACGGAAAGATATGAATGATAATACACAGAGGTCAAACACCCGGAAAAACCCCTCCCGTCCGCTGATGGCCTTTACCGGCGGGGGGAGCGGGGGTCACGTATTTCCTGCCCTGGGGGTGCTGGATGAACTGGGGTCAGATTTTTCCCGGAAGTACCGCCTTATCTGGCTGGGATCATCCGGAGGAATTGAGGAGCGGATCGTCACGGAACAGGGGATCAATTTCAAAGGCCTGCCAGCGGGGAAGCTTCGCCGCTATCTCTCCCTGAGAAACCTCTTTGATGCCCTGAAATTCTTTTCCGGCATTGTTCTTGCGCTGCTCTATTTTCTGAAAAACAGACCTGTTCTGCTTTTTTCCAAGGGAGGATTTGTATCCGTCGCTCCGGTAATCGCCGCAGGACTGCTGGGCATACCGGTAATCTCCCACGAGTCGGATGTGGACCCGGGGCTGGCCACCCGGATCAACCGGCGCTTCACCAAAGTTCAGTGCATCCCTTTTCCCGAATCGGCCCGGTTCTACCCTGCCGGTCTTCGGGTGGAGACAACCGGAAATCCCGTGAGAAAAGACATTCTCCGGGGGGAGAGGTCCCAGGGGCTGAAGATTGCCGGCTTCGACGGTACCCGCCCGGTTCTCCTGGTCCAGGGGGGCAGCCTCGGAGCCCGGCAGATCAACAGCTTTATCCGTGAACACCGGGAGGAGCTGCTTGCCCATATGGATATTATTCACCAAACCGGGGAAAAGGATTCACAACGGCTCTCCTCGACGGAGGACTTCCAGGGGTATTTTGCCCGGCCCTTTTTCTCCCGGGAATATCCGCATATCCTTGCCGCAGCGGATCTTGTCCTTTCCCGTTCCGGGGCCGGTTCGCTCTGGGAGCTGGGGATCACCGGGAAACCTTCATTTTTCATTCCTCTGACAGAGGGGGCCCGGGGAGATCAGATGCGGAACGCCAGGTATGCAGAGGAACGGGGAGTGGCCCGGGTGTTTCACCAGAAAGATCCCGGCTGCAAAGGCCTGGATGAACTCGCAGGGGCCCTGATCACGGCTGCCGGTGATGCCGAGCTGCGGAAAACCATGGCCCTGCCATGGAGCGAAGTGGTGCATCCCCATGGCGGAAGAAACATTGCCGAAATAGTGCGGGAATTTCTTCCCGAGGAGGAAGTATGAACATGAGTCCCCTGGATATCGTCTTTTTACTGGTTCTTGCTGTGATAGTGATCCGGGCAATGATACGCGGGTTTGTGGAAGAGTTCGGCTCGGTGGCAGCCTTCTTTCTGGGGGTGATGGCGGCTTTTCTGTTCAGCGGTCTTGTGGCTCAGCTGCTGGAAGGAGTTATGGGGCAGACGGTCTGGAATCAGGTTGTGGCCTTCCTGGGGCTGTTTATCCTCACCTATCTTCTGGTCAAACTGTTCGAGGCCGGGCTCCGGAACCTCATTGAGCGTGCTGAGCTGGAAAACCTTGATCGGGCTCTGGGCTTTTTTCTGGGCCTGGTGGAAGCGGTGCTGGTGGTGTTTATTCTGGTATTCCTGCTGTACATTCAGCCTTTTTTCGAGGTTGATGCCCTGATAATGGAGAGCTGGTTCGGCAGGGTTCTTTCACCCTTCTTTCCATACGCAGCAGAAATGATCACCGGAGGTCGCGGCTGATGTTTGAAAACATTCTGCATCAGAAACGGACGGTGGGTGTTCTTTCACATGATATTCAGTCGGGAACCCTGCCCAATTCCATACTCATTACCGGAGGAATTCACAGCGGCAAGCTCACCGCTGCGCTGGAGCTGGTGCGCACCCTGAGCTGCAGTCAGCCTGATGCTCCCTGGAGCTGCGGCTGCTCCTCCTGCCGCCAGCACCGCCTTCTGGACAGCCCCTATCTGCTGCTCACCGGAAGCCGATATTTTGCGGATGAGATCCGGGCGGGGGCTCATATGCTCCGGAACCGGGATTCTCTTCCCCTCCGCTTTCTCTTTTACCGGAATGTGAAAAAGCTGATCCGAAGGTTCGACCCGGTACTTTGGCAGGACGACGCGTCCAAACTGAATAAGGCGGAAAAACTCATCGAGAAACTGGAGGAGCTTGCAGCCCCGGTACATCCCGAAAACGGTGCCGGGGAAGGCAGCGTGGAGGTGCCGGATCCCGACGCCCTGGAATCTCTGGTGGATGAGATAGTGAAGCTTCTCCCCGCAGACGGGGTGAATGTGGATATGATCCGCCGGGCAAACTACTGGGCCCATACTGCGGATACCAGCAGAATCAAGGCGGTGATTATTGAAAACGCCCATGAAATGAACGACGCCGCGCGAAACGCATTTCTCAAGACCCTTGAGGAACCTCCCTCCTCGGTGTATTTCATTCTTCTCAGCGACCGCCCCGGCGCACTTATTCCTACAATCCGCAGCAGGCTGCGGCAGTATTCTCTGGCACCCAGGGGACGGAGCGAATATCAGGATATTATTTCCCGGATATACCGGGCGGAACATCCCGGAGATTACAGCAGCCTCCAGTCCTTCTTCATTGACTGCGCCAAAGGCGGTCTTGAAGCACGGAAGCATCAGATAGAACTGATGTTCACCATTCTGGATGCCGAACCTTCCCGTGCCATCCGGGCCAGAGACGAACTGGCTGAGATTCTGGGTTCAGACCGGAGCGAACTGCGCCGCCTGGTGATTCTCTGTCTGGACGAGCTGAAGGAGGCGGGTGTGCATACATCCCGGGTGCACGCCCTGCAGAGAAGACTGGAAGAAATCCACTTTTCCAGTGAAATCTACAATATCCCGGTAGCCTCAGCCCTGGAACATGGGTATATTTGACACAGATTATGCGAAAATTCATACAGCGAGCCCTGAACAAGCTTTCCAAACTCGATAAGCAGCAGATTCATGCTCTGATTTACGACCTGGCCAGGGAAAACGAGCACATGGAAGTTGTGCTGGATTCCCTCACCGACGGAGTTCTGGTTTCCGACAAGGATAACAGACTCATACTCAGTAACAAGGCCGCCGAACGGATGATCCCGTTTCGGGAATACGATATGTATGAGAAGATAATCTGGGACGTGGTGGCCGACCGGGATATTGCCGAATTCATTCAAACCACCATTGAGCGTGAGGAAAGCATACGGGACAGGGAATTTACCCTGGATAATCTGGGGAATACCCGCATTCTTGCCCTGAGCATCATGCCCCTGGTACGCAGAGGCAGGGTCCGTGGAAATGTTGTCCACATCGAAGATATCTCCGAAAAGCGCTGGAGCGAGGCAAGGCTCAGACGGGCCGAAAGTCTCGCCAGTCTCACCACCCTTGCCGCCGGGGTGGCCCACGAGATTAAAAATCCATTGGGGAGCATCGGCATCCATATTCAGCTGATGCAGCGTACCCTGGACGCCAACGAATCGGTGAAGTCCGATGATGTGCGCTCCTATCTGGATATCGTGAATGAAGAAGTTGAGCGGCTGAACCGTATTGTGATGGATTTTCTCTTTGCGGTCCGCCCCATGGATATTCATCTGGAAGATCATGATCTGAATGCTCTGCTTCATGAGATCATGGATTTCATGAAATACGAAGTGGAAGAAAGCGGTATTCAGCTGAAAGAGGATTATCAGGTGGATATCCCCCATATCCTGCTGGACGAAAAGTTTATTAAGCAGGCCATTCTGAATATCGTGAAGAACGCCATCAATGCCATGAGTGACGGGGGCAATCTCACCCTCTCCACCCGATGCCGGGGGGATGAGGTGATCCTGCGCATTATCGATACCGGGGTGGGCATGAGTGAAGAGGTGATGGAGAAGATATTTGAGCCCTATTTCACCACCAAGGATTTCGGCAGCGGCATAGGACTTACCATAGTGTATAAAATTATGAAGGAACACCGGGGCGATATTTCGGTGATCAGTCAGGAGGGCAGGGGAACCACCTTTACTCTGAGTTTCCCCGTGCCTCCGGGCCAGCAGAACCTCATCGGCGAGACCCCGGGCGAGGCCGGGAACATCGAGAACTCCGGGAACAGAGACAGCTCCGGGGAGGATCAATGAAATTCAGAATTCTTGTTGTAGACGATGAAAAAAATATCCGGGAGGGGCTTGGAAAGAGTCTCGAACTTGACGGATATGAGACGGTACTGGCGGAAGACGGAACCTCAGCCCTGAATATCATGGAAGAGGATGAGATTGATCTGGTGATCACCGACCTGAAGATGCCGGGAATGTCCGGGGATGAACTGCTGAGGCGGGTTGTTTCCGACTGGCCCAGTGTTTCGGTAATAATACTCACCGGCCACGGAACCATAGAAACTGCGGTCCAGTCCATGCGCAACGGAGCCTTCGATTTTCTCACCAAACCGGTGAACCTGGAACGTCTCTCCATGCTGGTGAAGCGGGCCCTTTCCTCCAGGGAGCTGGTACTCCAGCACAGAGCCCTTCAGGAGGAGCTGAATCAGCGCAGACAGAGCTCGAAAATTCTGGGCAAGAGTCCCCAGATGCGCAAGATTCTCGATCTGATCCGGCAGGTTGCCCCCACCCGGGCCTCGGTGCTGATCACCGGCGACAGCGGGGTGGGGAAGGAACTGGTTGCGGATGCCCTCCATGCCATGAGCGACAGACGGGAAAAATCTTTTGTGAAAGTCCACTGCGCCGCCCTCTCCGAATCTCTTTTGGAAAGTGAGCTGTTCGGTCACGAAAAAGGAGCCTTCACCGGAGCGGTGAACCGCAAGCGGGGGCGCTTTGAGCTGGCCCACATGGGCAGCATCTTCCTGGATGAGATTGGTGAAATCAACCAGACGGTTCAGATCAAAATTCTCCGGGTTCTTCAGGAGAAACAGTTTGAACGGGTGGGCGGCGAACAGACCGTGGACGTGGATGTGCGTCTTATTGCCGCCACCAACCGTGATCTGAAAGCTGAAATTGAAGAAGGAACCTTCCGGGAAGATCTCTATTACCGGCTGAACGTAGTGAACATTCATGTGCCGCCCCTGCGTGAAAGGAAGGAAGATATTCCGCTTCTGGTGAGTGCCTTCCTGAAAGAGTTCAGTGAAGAAAACGGTAAGAGCATAATGGGGATTGATAACAAAGCGAAGGCGGCCCTCTATAATTACGAATGGCCGGGAAATGTGAGGGAGCTTCGAAACAGCATCGAATCGGCGGTTGTGATGAGCAGAGGGGATTTTATCACCCCCGATGACCTGCCCCCTCACATCGGAGGGGCCGGGGACGAGGATTACATCCGGCTGCGGATGGGAGTTTCTCTTCCCGAGGCGGAGAAACAGATTATCAAGGAGACCCTGCTGGCGGAACGTGGCAACAAGAGCCGGACCGCCGAGGTTCTGGGCATAGGAAGAAAGACACTGCACAGAAAGATCAACGAGTACGGTATCGAATCGCCCTGATCTACCCTCCGGCTTTCAGAATCTCAATAATGCGTTTATACGATTCGTTCAATTTGGTGGTCACCTCGGTGGCAATGGCCTGCTTCTCGGGGCTTCCGGCGAATTTGTCGGGATGATACTTGATCAGCAGCCGCTTATAGCTTTTTCGTACATCTTCCTCGGCTGCTCCGGGTTTGAGCTCCAGATTGGCATAATCCCTGGCCAAACCTTCGGCCTGCTTTCTCCGCAGGTCCTCCTGCCAGGCCCGGTCGCCGGTTGAGTCACTGCTCTGCCTGCGGCCATCGTCTCCCGGAAAACTGTGGTTTTCGGTTCCCAGAAAACTGTCGAGCTCAGACCAGGCATCCTGGAAGTCAGCATCCGGCTCACGGGTAAAATCGGAAATAACGCTTCTGGCCAGACGGCCCAGCCGGTTAAACATTTCGCTCATCTGAAAACTCCATTGCACTCAACGGATCCGTTTACCGGAGGCTCCGTTACGGCTTCATACTGATATTTCATTCCCGCAAACCCGCTCATCAGTCGGCAAAGAGGGCGTCATGCAGACTCTGTATGGCGCTGTCCAGCTGATCCTCGGGAACCACCAGGCTCAGGTTGATATCCGAGCTTCCCAGGCTGATCATCCGCACCGGAATATCCACCAGGGCCGAAAACACCCGGGCGGTGAACCTGGACTGCTTCCACAAATCCTGCCCCACCAGGGAGATGATCGCCTTGTCCCGTTCCACGGTGACCGTGGAAAACTCTTCCAAAGCGGATTTTACTTCGGATATCCGCTCTGCGTCTTCGATGGTCAGGGATACAGAAACTTCTGAAGTGGCCACAAGGTCCACGGGAACGCGGTATGTTTCGAACACCTCAAAAATCCGCCTGAGAAAACCGTATGCGTTGAGCATCCGGGATGAGCGTACGTTGATGAGGGTTACGGCCTTCTTGCCGGCAATGGCCTGAATTCCCGTGTTGCTGCCGCTGATATGAATGCGGCTTGCCGGTCCTTCGGGATCCCCGGTGTTTTTCACCCACACCGGAATCCGTTTCTCCACCGCAGGCTGAATGGTTGAGGGATGAATCACCTTTGCACCGAAATAGCTCAATTCTGCGGCTTCGTCGTAGCTCAGCTCACCGATGGTTCTGGCGTTGGGAATGAGTCTGGGGTCTGAGGTCATAATGCCGTTCACATCGGTCCAGATCTGAACTTCCTCCGCTTCCAGGGCAGCACCGATAAT
It includes:
- a CDS encoding two-component system sensor histidine kinase NtrB, with amino-acid sequence MRKFIQRALNKLSKLDKQQIHALIYDLARENEHMEVVLDSLTDGVLVSDKDNRLILSNKAAERMIPFREYDMYEKIIWDVVADRDIAEFIQTTIEREESIRDREFTLDNLGNTRILALSIMPLVRRGRVRGNVVHIEDISEKRWSEARLRRAESLASLTTLAAGVAHEIKNPLGSIGIHIQLMQRTLDANESVKSDDVRSYLDIVNEEVERLNRIVMDFLFAVRPMDIHLEDHDLNALLHEIMDFMKYEVEESGIQLKEDYQVDIPHILLDEKFIKQAILNIVKNAINAMSDGGNLTLSTRCRGDEVILRIIDTGVGMSEEVMEKIFEPYFTTKDFGSGIGLTIVYKIMKEHRGDISVISQEGRGTTFTLSFPVPPGQQNLIGETPGEAGNIENSGNRDSSGEDQ
- a CDS encoding CvpA family protein, whose protein sequence is MNMSPLDIVFLLVLAVIVIRAMIRGFVEEFGSVAAFFLGVMAAFLFSGLVAQLLEGVMGQTVWNQVVAFLGLFILTYLLVKLFEAGLRNLIERAELENLDRALGFFLGLVEAVLVVFILVFLLYIQPFFEVDALIMESWFGRVLSPFFPYAAEMITGGRG
- a CDS encoding sigma-54-dependent transcriptional regulator, with product MKFRILVVDDEKNIREGLGKSLELDGYETVLAEDGTSALNIMEEDEIDLVITDLKMPGMSGDELLRRVVSDWPSVSVIILTGHGTIETAVQSMRNGAFDFLTKPVNLERLSMLVKRALSSRELVLQHRALQEELNQRRQSSKILGKSPQMRKILDLIRQVAPTRASVLITGDSGVGKELVADALHAMSDRREKSFVKVHCAALSESLLESELFGHEKGAFTGAVNRKRGRFELAHMGSIFLDEIGEINQTVQIKILRVLQEKQFERVGGEQTVDVDVRLIAATNRDLKAEIEEGTFREDLYYRLNVVNIHVPPLRERKEDIPLLVSAFLKEFSEENGKSIMGIDNKAKAALYNYEWPGNVRELRNSIESAVVMSRGDFITPDDLPPHIGGAGDEDYIRLRMGVSLPEAEKQIIKETLLAERGNKSRTAEVLGIGRKTLHRKINEYGIESP
- the phoU gene encoding phosphate signaling complex protein PhoU codes for the protein MDYRLKLNEELTAVYQQVLKMGTLVEESLQKAINALIHRDAELAEQVITNDFQIDTYQSTIEDHCTKIIATEQPVASDLRNLVTVIKIVSDLERIGDHARHLARSLESIDQATMDSLLPDIEKMTKKGIEMVHQSLTAFSRFDSRLARKTAEMDDQLDEQHKLLYNKIISMMKQDPDKVEAGGTLLFLNRFLERLGDHVTNICEWIVYASSGNHSELN
- a CDS encoding DUF6675 family protein, whose protein sequence is MDYFSSRRTGRESALLHRSPGKTPYLPIVSVILFLLPVTALSQQPLAEDASRLAPEGIPRGDFRVNAALPLEGNILEALPELSPVERSSFLESGELIYRHGKDFIPRVLPDRRAARQVRNQHLMENNNFAIEMLMALKLPENMARELSADELELEIFNLLHRISTLAGLDYFSASRGRMREFYLSSTIVESEDDMTALPDPVFSSLQEASRFTMRQEDASFGDNLYSVEITPGVISIRNINPMTYNFIRIAAPGALELQLRIIPMGDHLLFYAFSSLRAPKIFGIQNKLSNSFYNRMTALYTWFSRQLYLTEF
- a CDS encoding J domain-containing protein: MSEMFNRLGRLARSVISDFTREPDADFQDAWSELDSFLGTENHSFPGDDGRRQSSDSTGDRAWQEDLRRKQAEGLARDYANLELKPGAAEEDVRKSYKRLLIKYHPDKFAGSPEKQAIATEVTTKLNESYKRIIEILKAGG
- a CDS encoding UDP-N-acetylglucosamine--N-acetylmuramyl-(pentapeptide) pyrophosphoryl-undecaprenol N-acetylglucosamine transferase translates to MNDNTQRSNTRKNPSRPLMAFTGGGSGGHVFPALGVLDELGSDFSRKYRLIWLGSSGGIEERIVTEQGINFKGLPAGKLRRYLSLRNLFDALKFFSGIVLALLYFLKNRPVLLFSKGGFVSVAPVIAAGLLGIPVISHESDVDPGLATRINRRFTKVQCIPFPESARFYPAGLRVETTGNPVRKDILRGERSQGLKIAGFDGTRPVLLVQGGSLGARQINSFIREHREELLAHMDIIHQTGEKDSQRLSSTEDFQGYFARPFFSREYPHILAAADLVLSRSGAGSLWELGITGKPSFFIPLTEGARGDQMRNARYAEERGVARVFHQKDPGCKGLDELAGALITAAGDAELRKTMALPWSEVVHPHGGRNIAEIVREFLPEEEV
- a CDS encoding aspartate kinase, yielding MIVQKFGGTSVGSARRINQVLDIAEKELSRGVVLVASAMGKTTDALLRMAGLAERGEADSAGGELDNLRNMHYSALVDLLEVPLYEEGKGAVDRLFRELESLMYGLSLIQEVSPRSMDTLLSFGERLSTTLIYYRALQKGLNVHFIDSRQIIKTDSRHGKAGVLEEETRQAITTRIKTGPGLLFVAQGFIASDSEGSTTTLGRGGSDYSATIIGAALEAEEVQIWTDVNGIMTSDPRLIPNARTIGELSYDEAAELSYFGAKVIHPSTIQPAVEKRIPVWVKNTGDPEGPASRIHISGSNTGIQAIAGKKAVTLINVRSSRMLNAYGFLRRIFEVFETYRVPVDLVATSEVSVSLTIEDAERISEVKSALEEFSTVTVERDKAIISLVGQDLWKQSRFTARVFSALVDIPVRMISLGSSDINLSLVVPEDQLDSAIQSLHDALFAD